Genomic segment of Panicum virgatum strain AP13 chromosome 2K, P.virgatum_v5, whole genome shotgun sequence:
CGGAGAGATTATTGTATATTGCTATTTCCGGTTTTGCTTTTGATCAATCAAGTCGAGTCATGTTGTTGTTGGAGTCAGAAATTAGTCATTTTGTCAATTTGTTGAAAGTATCTGAAATTATTTAGTTGTCTCTGAAATTATTTAGTTGGAAGTATCTGAAATTGCTTTGCTCTATATGACATGACAACATGAGAGAGAATCCGTTGAGATTAGCctaaaaaaatataacaaaatACAGAGTACAAGACCCGCAGACTGTTAATTCGAACTGCTGAAATTCATTTTTGCATAGGctatttttttaagataaagaaAAATCCAACCTCAGCGTGCGTTCAGCGCGGTGCCGCAGCACGCCCGGCTGCAGCACCCACGCCGCGATGCGCCCCCTGTCGGCCTGTCCGCTCCCGACCGAATCGACGGCTTCTTTGAGCGCCGTAGACCCCAGCACCTCCTTGATCTCCAATGATGATTTCTTCAAAATAAACTGATATCTTAttatatattttctctctcttttctcttccGGTCCTCTCTACTTTTATCTTGATTTTCGCGTAAACATAGTTTTTTGCATGAGATACGGTTTCttcgtattttttttcttctcttatcATTAACTCTCGTGCTGCTTTAGCCGTTTGCTTACATAACAACATATTTAATGCTATAAAAACTAGCTGAGTTGGAAggttgggactgcccttagCTCAACATGGAATGGATAGGACTTCAAGGAGAATTTGGTTATGGATGGGCATGGAATGGATAGGACTTCAAGGAGGATTTGAATAGGAATGGTTATTTGTAAATGTTGTTGCTGAGATCATCAACCGTTTAATTTGTTTGAGCGCTTCTTATGTTCTTCTTGCTTCCCGATTATCTCAAACATGTGATTAAGCAGTTGAAGGTGATGGTAGGGATTTATCATGAGGTGAGCTGCTGGTATCCGTGGCGGAGAGATTATTGTATATTGATATTTCCGGTTTTGCTTTTGATCAATCAAGTTGGTGGAGTCAGAAATTAGTCATTTTTTCAATTTGTTgaaattatttatttacttgtCTGAAATATTTTTGCTATTTGTCTAGTGCATCAGCTCTTGCCAAGACAAAGAGCTGGTTACTGTTCTATATGACATGACAACATGAGAGAGAATCTGTTGCAATAAGCCTAAAAATATAACAAAATACAGAGTACAAGACCCGCAGATTGCTAATTCGAACTGCCgaaattcagttttgcatagGCTATTTTTTTAAGATACAGAAAAATCCAACCTCAGCATGCGTTAGGAAGCACCCCACAGCGCGGTGCCGTAGCACGCCCGGCTGCAGCGCCCCTGTCTGCTCCCGACCGAGTCGACGGCTTCTTTGAGCGCCGAGCAGCTCCTTAATCTCTGATGATGATTTCTTCAAAATAAACTGATATCCTATTatatctcctctctctctttacTCTTCTGGTCCTATTTATTATCTTGATTTTCGCATAGACATAGTTTCTTGCATGAGACACGgtttctttgtatttttttttctcttctcgtTAACTCTCATGCTGCCTTAGCCGTTTGCTTACATAACAACATATTTAATGCTATAAAAATTAGTTGAGTTAGAAggttgggactgcccttagCTCAGCATGGAATGGATAGGACTTCAAGGAGGATTTGGATAGGGATGGGCATTCGGTTCTAAAAAGCCGGCCACTTTGAAATTTGGGTTATATGAAACTCGAGACAAATTGGTTCTTAAAAGTCATTCAGACTGGGCTATTCGGTTTCAGTTATTTCGATCCAACGGTCGACACTTAATTTTGGCAGCTCTCCGGATCTTCGCTTGGTTCCTTCTACTTCACTTTGGTGCTTGGCTGGTTGCCGTCGACTGTCGTCCCGATCGTGCATACAAGTTCTGAATGTGATCGAATTCTCCGGTTCTCTCCTACTCGGATTCACAAATCTCTTCCCATTGCCAAATTCTTCCGCCGTTGGAAAAGGATGGCGACAACGGCATGAGATGGAAAATCGGCTGCCAGCCATTAACCACCACACACGTCGCCATTACAGGCCGGAGCCTCATTGCACTGCACGTCTGTACGCACCCATGCTCCATTTTGTTGCTATATACTGTACTACACAACCTGCCAAATGCTAAGGTTTTATTCCACTCATTtacttttctccctggcagtgTCTGAGCGGTTGTATTCAGATTCAGGGCAAGATTGGCCACCGTTAGTGCATTAAGAAAATTGTGGGCACAATTGTTCAGCGTATCTGCGTATGCGGTAATTGTGTTGAGTATCATCCAACAAATACTGCTTAtcaatttgataaaaaaaacaaaaacaaacaaactGTTTATCGGCGACTGAAGAATAACCTCATACTGATCGAGTCTCTAATCCTTCTTGGGAGGTTTGGGGCTAGTCCAATTCTTAATCTGAAGCAGCAATCCAATCTTAACAAGAATCACCGCACTGTTCCACAGTACCCTGCGCGAGAGATGTCCGTCTATGGCCATGCATATACTAATTCTTTATTATGAAGATAGATCGGGCTCTGCTGCTGACGTGCTGCTGAGCTCCCTGATGAAGCTGACGAGCCGCTTGAACTCCAGCGCCGacgagccgccgtcgccgacgtcACGCTCCACCTGCTCCGCCAGGGCGCGCGCCGTCCTCCTGACCTCGGAGGACTCCATGGCCACTCTCACCGTCCCCTCCACCACGTCCCTCTCGCACACGTCCTTCATGTCCAGCCCGTTCCTCCACACGGCGCCCACGAACCGGCTGTTCACCTGCTGGTCCGCGAAGAAGGGCCAGCACACCATCGGCACGCCCTCCACGACGCCCTCGACCGTCGAGTTCCACCCGGCGTGCGTCAGGAAGCACCCCACGGCGCGGTGCCGGAGCACGTCCCGCTGCGGCACCCACGGCACGACGCACGACCTgccctccccggccgcggcgacggcctCCTTGAGCGCCGCGCCCTGACTCGCCCCGAGCATGTCCGGCCGGAGCACCCACAGGAACGGGTAGCCGACGGCGACGAGCCCGTGCAGGAACTCGGTGAACTGCTCGTGGGAGATCACCGTGAGGCTCCCCAGGCTGATATACACCACGGACCGCTCCGCCTGGCCGTCGAGCCACGCCAAGCACCCGTCGTCGTGGCGCCACAGGCtcgtggcggccgccggcgccggggacaTGGCGTGGAGTGGCCCGACGGCGAACACGTCGCGCATCTCCCGCGCGAGGTGTGCGAGGGATGCCCGCTCAAGGGACGCCGTCGTGTTGAGCATGAGAGCCCTTGCCTTGCGGCTCTGCACGGTGGCCGCGACCACCGTCTCCAGCAGGGGGTCTTGATACGTGTCGGTGAGGGAGCGGCACTGGACCGGGAGGTCTCGCCGCCGCAGGAAGCCCTCCATCCCCGGGACGCCGCGGATGGGCTCGTCGAGGTTGCCGCCCTCGGGGAACGGGAGCTCGCCGAGCTCGATCAGCTTGGGCACGGACAGGTACGCCAGGACGGAGCACGCGCTCACCGTGCGGTACGCGATCGCGGGGACGCCGAGCTCCTCGGCTATAGCCCAGGCGAACGGCATGACGCCGTCGGCGACGACGCACGTCACCGGCGGGAACCCGTCGTCGGCGGTGCCCCCCGCGCGGGGCAGCGAGGCGAGCAGGTCGCGGTACGCGGCGCTGGCCGTCGTGCGCAGGCCCTCCAGGAGCTGCGGGATGCCGCCCACGTCGCGGGGGTCGTCGTCGGGGAGGCCGTCGGGGATGGACAGGAAGcggaggcgcggcgaggcggccgcggcctcgcgcgcggcggcgcccaggcggCGGAGGTTGTGGACGGTGTGGAGGAAGGTGACGTG
This window contains:
- the LOC120688241 gene encoding myricetin 3-O-rhamnoside 1,2-glucosyltransferase UGT709G2-like; the encoded protein is MAEAAAADMAHVLVFPIPAQGHLNSFLHFSTGLLRAGLHVTFLHTVHNLRRLGAAAREAAAASPRLRFLSIPDGLPDDDPRDVGGIPQLLEGLRTTASAAYRDLLASLPRAGGTADDGFPPVTCVVADGVMPFAWAIAEELGVPAIAYRTVSACSVLAYLSVPKLIELGELPFPEGGNLDEPIRGVPGMEGFLRRRDLPVQCRSLTDTYQDPLLETVVAATVQSRKARALMLNTTASLERASLAHLAREMRDVFAVGPLHAMSPAPAAATSLWRHDDGCLAWLDGQAERSVVYISLGSLTVISHEQFTEFLHGLVAVGYPFLWVLRPDMLGASQGAALKEAVAAAGEGRSCVVPWVPQRDVLRHRAVGCFLTHAGWNSTVEGVVEGVPMVCWPFFADQQVNSRFVGAVWRNGLDMKDVCERDVVEGTVRVAMESSEVRRTARALAEQVERDVGDGGSSALEFKRLVSFIRELSSTSAAEPDLSS